The Helianthus annuus cultivar XRQ/B chromosome 16, HanXRQr2.0-SUNRISE, whole genome shotgun sequence genome includes a window with the following:
- the LOC110919592 gene encoding uncharacterized protein LOC110919592, whose translation MAPYELLFGRKCRTFVCWGEVGRRELAQSDLIAVTNEKTDLIRARLKAAQDRQKANVDKRRRPIEFQVGDYVLLKVSPWKGIICYHKRGKLGPRYIGPFKILARVGRVAYRLELPPTLDGIHNTFHVSQLRKCLADETALVPLDDIELDERLNYVERPIAIKDVKVKNLRNKAVRQVLVQWQHRKGSELTWEAENEMRKHYPFLFGM comes from the coding sequence ATGGCTCCCTATGAACTATTATTCGGGAGGAAATGTAGAACTTTTGTGTGTTGGGGCGAAGTTGGACGGAGAGAACTTGCGCAAAGTGATTTAATAGCAGTGACAAATGAAAAGACTGATTTGATTAGAGCCCGACTGAAGGCAGCCCAGGATCGGCAAAAAGCTAATGTGGACAAGAGGAGGCGTCCTatcgagtttcaagtcggagattaTGTTTTGCTGAAGGTATCTCCATGGAAGGGTATAATCTGTTACCACAAACGGGGTAAGTTAGGCCCTCgttatattggaccttttaaaaTCTTGGCTCGAGTTGGAAGGGTTGCATATCGATTAGAATTACCTCCTACCCTAGACGGGATTCACAATACCTTCCACGTATCACAGTTGAGGAAGTGTCTTGCGGACGAAACAGCATTAGTGCCTCTCGATGACATCGAGTTGGACGAGAGGTTAAATTATGTCGAAAGACCAATAGCCATTAAAGACGTTAAGGTGAAGAATCTTCGCAACAAAGCCGTTAGACAAGTGTTGGTTCAATGGCAACACCGAAAGGGGTCGGAACTTACATGGGAAGCGGAGAATGAAATGAGGAAGCACTACCCTTTTCTCTTCGGTATGTAA